In one window of Chloroflexota bacterium DNA:
- a CDS encoding glycosyltransferase family 4 protein — translation MRVMVMSWEYPPHITGGMGEHVKQIVPALLALDPGLAVDVVTPTFFGETAVDKSPQLTIHRVAVERPRRNEFFDDVQRANRVLAAAADDIYRESGDVDFIHVHDWLTGPASLVLNQTFGVPILTTVHATERGRYRGSLHSEMSRAIDSVECELAQRSGQIIACSKVMAHEVCNYFGIGCHKLSVIPNGVDATRFRPLRESDHTEFRLQYAEPDECIIFNVGRLVYEKGADLVIEAAPAILTRFPKTKFVIGGRGPLLPGLEQRSAELGLEDRVILAGYLSDLDRDQLYVIADCCVFPSRYEPFGIVALESMAAGTPVVASGVGGLGTVVTHEVTGLTIFSENVDSLAWGIIQTLGDPIAAERRANRALDAVETCLAWPVIAGMTLELYHDFSKAGEQLERAADL, via the coding sequence ATGCGTGTAATGGTGATGTCCTGGGAGTATCCTCCTCATATCACCGGAGGCATGGGAGAGCATGTGAAGCAGATTGTGCCCGCCCTGCTGGCGCTGGACCCTGGTCTGGCGGTTGACGTTGTAACCCCGACCTTTTTCGGCGAGACAGCGGTCGACAAATCGCCGCAATTGACCATCCACCGGGTCGCCGTCGAAAGGCCACGGCGAAACGAATTCTTCGACGATGTGCAGCGCGCCAACAGGGTGCTCGCCGCAGCGGCAGATGATATCTATCGCGAGTCTGGCGATGTTGACTTCATCCATGTTCATGATTGGTTGACCGGACCGGCCAGTCTGGTGCTGAATCAGACCTTCGGTGTTCCGATATTGACCACCGTGCATGCCACTGAAAGAGGGCGTTATCGGGGGTCTCTTCACAGCGAAATGTCCCGGGCAATCGACTCTGTTGAATGTGAGTTGGCTCAGCGATCTGGCCAAATCATTGCGTGCAGCAAGGTCATGGCTCATGAGGTCTGTAACTATTTTGGTATTGGCTGCCACAAGCTCAGCGTCATACCCAACGGAGTCGACGCTACGAGGTTTCGGCCGTTGAGAGAATCGGACCACACCGAGTTTCGTCTTCAATACGCAGAGCCAGACGAGTGCATCATATTCAATGTGGGCCGCCTCGTCTATGAAAAGGGTGCTGATCTTGTCATCGAGGCTGCCCCGGCCATCTTAACACGATTTCCCAAAACGAAGTTTGTCATTGGTGGTCGCGGACCTCTGCTTCCCGGCCTTGAGCAGCGCAGCGCCGAGTTGGGCCTGGAGGATAGAGTGATCTTAGCCGGCTATCTGAGCGACCTCGACCGGGACCAGCTTTATGTCATCGCAGACTGCTGTGTTTTTCCAAGCCGGTACGAACCCTTTGGGATTGTTGCCCTCGAGAGCATGGCTGCCGGTACGCCGGTAGTTGCCAGTGGTGTGGGAGGCCTGGGAACAGTGGTAACTCATGAGGTTACCGGCCTGACCATTTTTTCCGAAAATGTGGACTCGTTGGCCTGGGGAATCATCCAGACGCTGGGGGATCCGATCGCCGCCGAAAGACGGGCAAACCGGGCACTGGATGCCGTTGAGACCTGTCTTGCCTGGCCAGTGATTGCCGGCATGACTCTTGAGCTCTACCATGATTTCTCGAAAGCGGGCGAGCAATTGGAAAGAGCCGCGGATCTGTGA
- a CDS encoding cyclodeaminase/cyclohydrolase family protein, which yields MIRTFDLDNFLTTLASGSPTPGGGSASALAGALGASLAAMVGRLTVGRKRYASVEAEMTAVVAQADALRSHLTQLADDDAAAYSQVSAAYRLPKSSDQEISIRDEAIQDALKEASLTPLQTMEACVETLELLLKVSISGNVNALTDASVGALIARAGLAGASLNVMVNLADIEDEQFVRKCQTRADELQEQGASLEESVTRIARERA from the coding sequence ATGATACGCACATTCGATCTGGACAACTTCCTGACAACTTTGGCATCGGGTAGCCCAACCCCGGGAGGAGGCAGCGCCTCGGCGTTGGCTGGAGCCCTTGGTGCCTCGCTGGCGGCCATGGTCGGCCGGCTGACAGTAGGCCGCAAAAGATATGCCTCTGTGGAAGCTGAAATGACGGCGGTTGTCGCCCAGGCTGACGCGCTGCGAAGTCACCTGACGCAGCTTGCCGATGACGATGCAGCCGCCTACAGCCAGGTAAGCGCCGCCTATCGACTGCCAAAATCGTCCGACCAGGAAATCAGTATTCGCGATGAGGCCATCCAGGATGCTCTCAAAGAGGCCAGCCTGACACCTCTTCAGACCATGGAGGCTTGTGTCGAGACCCTGGAACTACTGCTAAAGGTCTCGATATCGGGAAACGTCAACGCCCTCACCGACGCCTCCGTGGGGGCCTTGATCGCCCGCGCGGGCCTGGCAGGCGCGTCCCTGAATGTGATGGTTAATCTGGCCGACATTGAAGATGAGCAGTTTGTCCGAAAGTGCCAGACCAGGGCTGATGAGCTCCAGGAACAAGGCGCATCGCTGGAGGAATCGGTGACGCGCATCGCCCGTGAGCGTGCCTAA
- a CDS encoding Hsp20 family protein, producing MSERILYQHMGIGRLRLAREGQWASGGTHFQPPTDVYETDDLVVVVVEVAGLLEGEYEVTLSEQDRVLTVVGRRQSPEPLAGKVTYYRLEIPFGTFLARVELPGAVTKAEEAEAVYADGFLVITLQKPKPRQVPVDTVDSEDSA from the coding sequence ATGAGTGAACGAATACTTTATCAGCATATGGGAATTGGACGACTCCGGCTTGCCCGGGAAGGTCAGTGGGCTTCCGGAGGCACGCATTTCCAACCCCCGACCGACGTCTATGAAACCGATGACTTGGTCGTTGTGGTTGTTGAGGTCGCCGGGTTGCTGGAGGGCGAGTACGAAGTGACCCTTTCGGAGCAGGATCGTGTGCTCACGGTCGTAGGCCGGCGCCAATCACCCGAGCCGTTGGCGGGCAAGGTGACTTATTATCGCCTTGAGATTCCATTTGGCACGTTTCTTGCCCGGGTAGAACTGCCTGGAGCGGTCACGAAGGCCGAAGAGGCCGAAGCTGTTTACGCCGATGGCTTTCTGGTCATTACACTGCAAAAACCGAAACCGCGTCAGGTACCGGTCGACACTGTTGATTCAGAGGACAGCGCGTAG
- the lon gene encoding endopeptidase La, translated as MFEDQEFDMDELPQDIDVADIEYENQELPILPLRGVVVFPMMWLPLTVGQARSVRLIDEALGESEPRIIGLVTSKDPENEEPLPDEIYEIGTMAVVHRMLRAPDGTIRLIVQGLERIKIEEYVQIDPYLRARVTEIPDLMEETVELEALSRNAQEQFRQLISLVPHLPEELEMAAMNVEDARQLVYLIASSLRLEIETAQELLELDSVTEKLHKLTAYLTKELEVLELGRQIQSEAVGEMEKMQRDFYLREQLKAIQKELGEGDDQETEIQELEERISQAGMSEEAEKEARRELDRMRKMPVQAAEYSVIKTYLDWMVSLPWQQSSEDNLDIAHARQVLDEDHYGLDEIKDRILEYLAVRKLKLDRKSEDTDELTEADMIRREREGVILCFVGPPGVGKTSLGLSIARAMGRKFVRLALGGIRDEAEIRGFRRTYIGSMPGRVIQSLRRVESKNPVFMLDEVDKLGRDFRGDPSSALLEVLDPEQNREFRDHYLDVPFDLSHVMFITTANMLDTIPGPLLDRMEIIELHSYTTDDKVKIAQGFLVPRQIRENALRPDEIEFQEETLRRIVRDYTREAGVRGLERTIGTICRKVATKVAENGSEALYVITPDVLVDYLKKPKFFDEVADRTEIPGVATGLAWTMTGGDILFLEATRMPGKKDFSVTGQLGDVMKESARAAMSWVRANADKWGIDPDFFENSDIHLHVPAGAVPKDGPSAGVAMATALVSLLTGRSVKANVGMTGEITLRGKVLPVGGVKEKVLAARRAGLGTVILPVRNEKDLDDVPERVREDMTFIFAEWVDDVLEAALEPPGDSPSENGRDPADGVSETAEIDAVPA; from the coding sequence ATGTTTGAGGATCAAGAATTCGATATGGATGAGTTACCACAGGACATCGACGTGGCGGACATCGAATATGAGAATCAGGAACTGCCCATTTTGCCCCTGCGGGGGGTAGTGGTATTTCCCATGATGTGGCTACCTCTGACGGTAGGGCAGGCAAGGTCGGTCCGGCTCATCGATGAGGCGTTGGGAGAATCGGAGCCTCGGATCATCGGACTCGTGACCAGCAAAGACCCCGAAAACGAAGAGCCATTACCTGATGAAATATATGAAATTGGTACCATGGCGGTAGTGCATAGGATGCTGCGTGCGCCGGATGGCACTATCCGTCTCATTGTCCAGGGGCTGGAGCGTATCAAGATCGAGGAATATGTCCAGATCGATCCCTACCTGCGTGCCCGGGTCACGGAGATTCCTGACCTTATGGAGGAAACCGTTGAGTTGGAGGCGCTCTCTCGAAATGCGCAGGAACAGTTCCGCCAGTTGATATCCCTTGTCCCCCATCTGCCAGAAGAACTGGAGATGGCGGCAATGAACGTCGAAGACGCGCGCCAGCTGGTTTATCTTATCGCATCAAGTCTCCGGCTGGAGATCGAGACAGCTCAGGAATTGCTTGAGCTGGACAGTGTTACCGAAAAACTGCACAAGCTGACTGCCTACCTGACCAAGGAACTGGAGGTATTGGAACTGGGTCGACAAATCCAGTCGGAGGCCGTGGGCGAGATGGAGAAGATGCAGCGGGATTTCTACCTGCGGGAGCAGCTCAAGGCTATCCAGAAGGAACTCGGCGAGGGCGATGATCAGGAAACTGAGATCCAGGAGTTGGAGGAACGCATTTCGCAAGCGGGCATGTCCGAGGAGGCTGAGAAAGAGGCGCGCCGTGAGCTGGATCGCATGCGCAAGATGCCGGTCCAGGCCGCCGAGTATAGTGTGATCAAAACCTATTTGGACTGGATGGTGAGTCTGCCCTGGCAGCAGAGTTCTGAAGACAACCTTGACATCGCTCATGCTCGCCAGGTCCTCGATGAGGATCACTATGGGCTTGACGAAATCAAGGATCGGATCCTGGAATATCTGGCAGTCCGAAAGCTCAAGCTGGACCGCAAGAGCGAGGATACCGATGAGCTCACTGAGGCTGATATGATTCGACGGGAACGCGAGGGAGTGATCCTCTGTTTCGTCGGGCCTCCTGGTGTCGGGAAGACATCACTCGGCCTTAGCATCGCCCGGGCCATGGGACGGAAATTCGTGCGACTTGCTCTGGGCGGCATTCGCGATGAGGCGGAGATTCGCGGCTTTCGCCGCACGTATATCGGATCCATGCCAGGTCGAGTAATCCAGAGTTTGCGTCGCGTGGAATCCAAGAACCCGGTTTTCATGCTTGATGAAGTTGACAAACTGGGCAGGGATTTCCGGGGCGATCCAAGTTCCGCTTTGCTGGAGGTGCTCGACCCCGAGCAGAATCGGGAATTCCGCGATCATTATCTGGATGTTCCCTTTGATCTGAGCCATGTCATGTTTATCACCACTGCCAATATGCTTGATACGATCCCTGGCCCCTTGCTCGACCGCATGGAGATCATTGAGCTCCATAGCTATACCACCGACGACAAGGTCAAGATCGCTCAGGGTTTCCTGGTGCCACGCCAGATCCGTGAGAATGCCCTGCGACCTGATGAGATCGAGTTTCAGGAGGAGACACTGCGTCGCATTGTTCGCGATTACACGAGGGAGGCTGGTGTGCGAGGTCTGGAGCGCACCATCGGCACGATCTGCCGCAAGGTAGCGACCAAGGTTGCTGAGAACGGATCCGAAGCGCTGTATGTAATCACGCCTGACGTGTTGGTGGATTATCTGAAAAAGCCCAAGTTCTTCGATGAGGTTGCCGATCGTACCGAGATCCCGGGGGTAGCCACAGGGTTGGCGTGGACCATGACCGGCGGAGACATCCTTTTCCTGGAGGCGACGCGCATGCCAGGGAAAAAGGACTTCTCCGTGACAGGCCAGTTGGGCGACGTCATGAAGGAAAGCGCTCGCGCTGCCATGAGCTGGGTACGGGCCAACGCAGACAAATGGGGTATTGATCCCGACTTCTTTGAGAACTCGGATATCCATCTGCATGTGCCGGCCGGTGCTGTGCCCAAGGATGGTCCCAGTGCCGGGGTGGCGATGGCAACTGCGCTGGTATCCCTGTTAACGGGACGTTCGGTGAAGGCCAATGTGGGAATGACTGGTGAAATCACCTTGCGTGGAAAAGTGTTGCCCGTTGGTGGAGTCAAGGAGAAGGTGCTGGCCGCCCGACGGGCAGGCCTCGGTACGGTAATCCTGCCTGTCCGCAATGAGAAGGACCTGGACGACGTTCCCGAACGTGTTCGGGAGGATATGACCTTCATCTTTGCGGAGTGGGTCGACGATGTTTTGGAAGCGGCGCTGGAACCGCCTGGGGATAGTCCTAGTGAAAACGGGCGTGACCCGGCGGACGGTGTGTCCGAGACGGCAGAGATCGATGCGGTTCCCGCGTAG
- a CDS encoding amidohydrolase, whose amino-acid sequence MARVLIEHADVITLDEPGRVLRDTSVAVEGDRIVAVGEVPSGFDADEMLDASNKVLMPGFVNAHTHAPMTFERGWAEDLPLDRWFNERVWVVESQLSEDDVYWGAMLAAAEMIRAGTIGFADHYFYMDRVAEVVEQTGLRAMLAWCVFGEEDTIGIDLAGTVDFVQRWQGAANDRIHTVLGPHSPYMCSPYFLARTAAVAARIDTGIHIHLAESREQVANSLASHDRTPVEVLEANGVFDVPAIAAHCIYLNEVDKEILARHDVTVVQCPNCHMKLGMGVTPVPELLSLGVNVALGTDGTASSNDLNMLKEARLSALIQKHEHADPEIMPGDLPLRMATQNGARALGWPDSGVVAPGMAADLILVDCDQPHWRPRHDLMANLLHAAQGNDISHVMVAGQWLMKDRNLLTMDEDRILWEAERRALALVDQDLTVVRSYDAGIAK is encoded by the coding sequence GTGGCAAGGGTGTTGATTGAACATGCAGATGTGATTACTCTCGACGAGCCCGGCAGGGTCCTTCGAGACACTTCGGTTGCCGTGGAGGGTGATCGGATCGTCGCGGTCGGGGAGGTTCCTTCAGGTTTCGATGCCGATGAGATGCTCGACGCCAGCAACAAGGTTCTGATGCCTGGCTTTGTAAATGCTCACACCCACGCGCCCATGACCTTCGAACGGGGTTGGGCTGAAGATCTTCCTTTGGATCGATGGTTCAATGAGCGGGTATGGGTCGTTGAATCCCAGCTCAGCGAGGATGATGTCTATTGGGGCGCGATGCTGGCGGCCGCCGAGATGATCCGTGCTGGTACGATCGGCTTTGCCGATCATTACTTTTATATGGACCGCGTCGCGGAAGTTGTCGAACAAACAGGATTGCGGGCAATGTTGGCCTGGTGTGTGTTTGGGGAAGAAGACACCATCGGTATCGACCTGGCGGGAACAGTCGACTTTGTTCAACGGTGGCAAGGGGCTGCCAACGATCGCATCCACACGGTTCTGGGCCCCCATTCGCCCTATATGTGTTCTCCCTATTTCCTGGCTCGGACGGCTGCCGTCGCGGCCCGTATCGACACTGGTATCCACATTCATCTGGCCGAGTCCCGAGAGCAGGTCGCCAATTCGTTGGCAAGCCATGACCGCACTCCCGTGGAAGTACTGGAGGCCAATGGCGTGTTCGACGTGCCTGCCATCGCCGCCCACTGCATCTACCTCAACGAGGTGGATAAGGAGATCCTTGCCCGCCATGACGTGACCGTCGTTCAATGCCCCAACTGCCATATGAAACTGGGGATGGGGGTAACGCCGGTACCTGAATTGTTAAGCCTGGGTGTCAATGTCGCATTGGGAACGGACGGTACGGCCAGTAGCAACGATCTCAACATGCTGAAGGAGGCCCGTCTTTCAGCCTTGATTCAGAAGCATGAGCACGCAGATCCCGAAATCATGCCGGGCGATCTGCCGCTGCGCATGGCGACGCAAAACGGCGCTCGAGCGCTCGGTTGGCCTGATAGTGGCGTTGTTGCCCCTGGCATGGCGGCCGATCTGATCCTGGTTGACTGCGACCAACCTCACTGGCGTCCCCGGCATGATCTGATGGCCAATCTATTACATGCGGCTCAGGGAAACGATATCAGCCACGTCATGGTGGCGGGGCAATGGTTGATGAAAGACCGCAACCTGCTCACGATGGATGAGGATCGGATCCTGTGGGAGGCTGAACGGCGCGCGTTGGCGTTGGTGGATCAGGATCTGACTGTTGTTCGCTCTTACGATGCGGGGATAGCGAAATGA
- the fusA gene encoding elongation factor G — protein MKKYDSDHVRSIALVGHSGSGKTSLSEAMLFDAGGLTRMGRVEDGNTVSDYDSEERRRGISISMAIVPVEWKDYKVNVLDAPGYMDFVGDVYSACSAADAAVVVVDAVSGVEVGTELAWQVTDEVSVPHIIFVNKMDRENADYQRVLQNLREVFGANFVPVQIPIGSETSFSGVVDLISRKSYLGEDGTEGDVPADLADEVAEAHTNLMEAAAEGDDDLIMKYLEGEDLEPSEIMQGLEAGIRSGDIVPVCFGSATHNIGIQGFLQSLTTLVPTFTGGDGVAVKDSGGEESLLAPDPSRSPILFAFKTVADPYVGKVTYFKVVGGKLDSEFSRLFNTRTESEERLGQFYVVQGKELINIDGASLGDIAAVAKLSETITGDTLAVRDEEIFVVGPEYPSPLYEVAIHPVTQQDSAKMGPALTRLREQDPTLRWRYETGTRQTILSGMGDTHIDVAVRNLEEKFGVSVITSVPKVPYHETVTRSAQDSYRHKKQTGGAGQFAEVHMEVKPLDRGVGFEYDTKRVFGGSISNSFFPSIEKGIRSVLENGVIAGYPVVDVRCEVYDGKMHPVDSKDIAFQIAGREVFRGAFSEAGPVLLEPIVDVAVTVPDEYVGDIIGDLNTRRALVQGMGQERGKSVIQAQVPLAEMQRYATELRSLTQGRGVYTLETSHYAIVPNNIAQEIIEETRKEKEEGK, from the coding sequence ATGAAGAAGTATGATTCCGACCATGTTCGCAGTATAGCTCTGGTCGGACACAGCGGTTCTGGCAAGACATCGCTCTCGGAAGCCATGTTGTTCGACGCCGGTGGCCTTACGCGCATGGGGCGCGTCGAGGATGGCAACACCGTTTCCGACTACGATTCCGAGGAACGACGGCGGGGCATCTCAATTAGCATGGCCATCGTTCCGGTGGAGTGGAAAGACTACAAGGTCAACGTCTTGGACGCGCCAGGCTACATGGACTTCGTGGGGGATGTCTATAGTGCCTGTTCGGCGGCCGATGCCGCCGTGGTCGTCGTTGATGCTGTGTCAGGGGTCGAGGTTGGTACCGAACTTGCCTGGCAGGTGACCGATGAGGTTTCCGTTCCCCATATCATCTTTGTCAACAAGATGGACCGGGAAAACGCCGATTATCAGCGTGTGCTGCAGAACCTGCGCGAGGTATTTGGCGCTAACTTCGTGCCAGTGCAGATCCCTATCGGCAGTGAGACATCCTTCAGTGGGGTTGTCGATCTGATTTCCAGGAAATCGTATTTGGGCGAGGATGGCACCGAGGGTGACGTGCCCGCGGATCTGGCAGACGAGGTCGCCGAGGCTCACACCAACTTGATGGAGGCAGCTGCCGAAGGCGATGATGATCTGATTATGAAGTACCTGGAAGGCGAAGATCTGGAACCTTCCGAGATCATGCAGGGCCTTGAGGCTGGCATACGTAGTGGTGACATTGTCCCAGTATGTTTTGGCTCTGCTACCCATAATATCGGTATTCAGGGCTTCCTACAGTCCCTCACGACATTGGTACCCACCTTCACCGGTGGCGATGGAGTGGCCGTAAAGGACTCTGGTGGCGAGGAAAGCCTGCTGGCCCCTGATCCTTCGCGTTCCCCGATCCTCTTTGCCTTCAAGACGGTAGCCGACCCTTACGTTGGTAAGGTGACCTACTTCAAGGTAGTAGGTGGAAAGCTGGATTCTGAGTTCAGCCGACTTTTCAATACAAGGACAGAATCCGAAGAACGCCTCGGCCAGTTTTATGTCGTTCAGGGTAAGGAGCTCATCAATATCGACGGTGCCTCTCTTGGAGATATCGCAGCGGTCGCCAAACTGAGCGAGACGATCACCGGTGATACCCTGGCTGTGCGGGATGAGGAGATATTTGTGGTGGGACCGGAGTATCCGAGCCCGCTCTACGAAGTGGCCATTCATCCTGTAACCCAGCAAGACTCGGCCAAGATGGGTCCTGCCTTGACTCGCCTTCGGGAACAGGATCCTACACTCCGTTGGCGCTACGAAACCGGTACCCGCCAGACCATTCTCTCCGGTATGGGCGATACTCACATTGATGTTGCCGTACGGAACCTGGAAGAGAAGTTCGGCGTAAGTGTGATTACAAGCGTGCCCAAGGTACCCTATCACGAAACGGTTACCCGATCTGCACAGGATTCATACCGCCACAAGAAGCAGACTGGCGGCGCAGGACAGTTTGCCGAAGTTCATATGGAAGTCAAGCCATTGGACCGGGGTGTCGGCTTCGAATATGATACGAAACGTGTCTTCGGAGGTTCGATCAGTAACTCCTTTTTCCCCTCCATCGAAAAGGGAATCCGGTCTGTTCTGGAAAATGGCGTAATTGCGGGCTATCCCGTGGTCGATGTGCGCTGTGAGGTCTACGATGGCAAAATGCATCCGGTCGACTCCAAGGATATCGCATTTCAGATTGCCGGTCGCGAGGTGTTCCGAGGAGCCTTTTCCGAGGCGGGTCCGGTTTTGCTGGAGCCCATCGTCGACGTCGCTGTGACCGTACCAGATGAGTACGTGGGCGACATTATCGGTGACTTGAACACGCGTCGAGCTCTGGTTCAGGGCATGGGCCAGGAACGTGGCAAGAGTGTGATCCAGGCTCAGGTGCCTCTGGCCGAGATGCAACGCTATGCCACAGAGCTTCGCTCCCTGACTCAGGGACGAGGGGTATACACGCTGGAGACCTCCCACTACGCGATCGTTCCCAACAATATCGCTCAGGAGATCATTGAGGAAACAAGGAAGGAAAAGGAAGAAGGCAAATAG
- a CDS encoding GAF domain-containing protein — protein MDDQILETLIRLVTEHGPSALWAGALQWIAETYGARGGQVLVDLQNPERHETGYLDEAAQEAIKKWESKLLDVVDWMPSGRGSLRSLPPIASSETHPVLPLCHVPIRQGHELVGGLSLFFPPESLCSLSKLRSINALVQTISRLSLLASERYQMQRRLTQLNVLNEVSLAISSSLDMDAILEGTTALAVNALGATSSSMLLFDNETQELEIAYSYGENTDRLQQLRVPVTEGVAGWVARNGQPAIVNNVREDGRFSPRVDGSSGQVTRNIICVPLMVKGQALGVLEVLNKEDDEDFSAEDLDWLTLLAAQASIALDNARLYISLREERDRILRTEEDVRHRLARNLHDSAAQIMSALIMNLEVTRRLAISGDKNLEEEFDYLRDLAQQANNQIRHSLFELRPLILESKGLLAVLQSHVQRQRQRGHDINLTSEPLPTFTNRDNEAIVYLIMMGALSNIMRHANASQIWLRLWVREPMLIVEIEDNGGGFDTGTTDRTHRDRGKFGLLNMRERAEKIQAVLTITSPRPGQENGTMVLLAVPLEELS, from the coding sequence ATGGACGATCAAATCCTTGAAACCCTGATTCGCTTGGTGACGGAGCATGGTCCCAGCGCCCTGTGGGCTGGGGCCCTGCAATGGATCGCGGAAACCTACGGCGCCCGTGGTGGACAGGTCCTGGTTGATCTCCAGAATCCCGAGCGCCATGAGACTGGATATCTGGACGAGGCCGCGCAAGAGGCGATCAAAAAATGGGAGTCAAAGCTTCTCGATGTCGTCGATTGGATGCCTTCGGGACGTGGTTCGCTGCGAAGCCTTCCACCCATAGCAAGTTCGGAGACCCACCCTGTATTGCCCCTATGCCATGTCCCGATCCGGCAGGGACACGAGCTTGTTGGCGGCCTGAGTCTTTTTTTTCCCCCGGAGTCCCTGTGTTCGCTATCGAAACTGCGATCGATCAACGCGCTGGTCCAGACGATCAGCAGGCTGAGCCTCCTTGCATCGGAACGTTACCAGATGCAACGCCGGCTGACCCAGCTGAACGTGCTCAATGAGGTCAGCCTGGCCATCTCCTCCTCTCTTGATATGGATGCGATTCTGGAAGGTACGACGGCTCTGGCCGTCAATGCGCTTGGGGCCACATCATCGTCAATGTTGCTGTTCGACAACGAAACGCAGGAACTGGAAATCGCCTATTCGTATGGCGAAAACACCGATCGACTTCAGCAACTCCGCGTGCCTGTCACTGAAGGTGTAGCGGGTTGGGTCGCGCGCAATGGGCAACCTGCCATCGTCAATAACGTTCGAGAGGACGGCAGGTTTTCCCCCCGTGTCGACGGATCCTCGGGCCAGGTCACCAGAAACATCATCTGCGTTCCTTTGATGGTCAAGGGACAGGCGCTTGGAGTCTTGGAGGTGCTGAACAAGGAAGATGACGAGGACTTCAGTGCGGAAGATCTGGACTGGTTGACCTTGTTGGCCGCCCAGGCTTCAATTGCGTTGGACAACGCTCGCCTCTATATCAGCTTACGAGAAGAGCGAGACCGGATACTTCGGACCGAGGAAGATGTGCGACACCGATTGGCTCGCAATCTGCACGACAGCGCTGCTCAGATTATGTCGGCGCTGATCATGAATCTTGAAGTCACCCGTCGCCTGGCCATCTCGGGCGATAAGAACCTGGAAGAGGAGTTCGATTATCTCAGAGATCTGGCTCAGCAGGCCAATAACCAAATCCGCCATTCCCTATTCGAACTTCGCCCATTGATCCTCGAAAGCAAGGGATTGCTGGCGGTTCTCCAAAGTCATGTCCAGCGGCAGCGCCAGCGGGGCCATGACATCAACCTTACGTCGGAGCCCCTGCCAACGTTCACCAACCGGGACAACGAGGCGATTGTCTACCTGATCATGATGGGAGCGCTGAGCAACATCATGCGTCATGCCAACGCCAGCCAGATATGGCTGCGTTTGTGGGTACGGGAACCCATGTTGATCGTCGAGATAGAAGACAACGGTGGTGGCTTCGATACCGGCACGACCGACAGAACCCATCGAGACCGGGGAAAATTCGGCCTGCTCAACATGAGAGAACGAGCCGAGAAAATCCAGGCCGTTTTGACCATCACATCACCGCGACCCGGGCAAGAGAATGGTACCATGGTCCTTTTGGCCGTTCCCCTGGAAGAGCTGAGTTAA